The proteins below come from a single Streptomyces spongiicola genomic window:
- a CDS encoding ATP-binding SpoIIE family protein phosphatase, translating to MKGIITAVSSESDPDTGTAGACRCRTSPHRGAPAGSAEERFRGLLEAAPDAMVIVDDGGTIRLVNAQTEALFGYRREELLGHPVEILVPGRFRDHHAAHRDGYTHNRQVRPMGAGLELHGLRKDGTEFPVEISLSPLETTDGLLVSAAVRDVSERKAAEERFQALYEQQRHVALTLQRSLMGTPPAVPGLETASRYLPATQGAGVGGDWFDLVPLGAGRVGILIGDVMGRGLEAAAIMGQLRSAAHALAKTGMRPRELMHALDSIVAELDGPDQLVTCCYLVVAPDAGEVTVCSAGHLPALVAEPGEGVRSLEAPVSVPLGVGEHPHQEATVAIAPGSSLVLFTDGLIETPAGDIEEQLDALIDALDLAFASAHDLETVVDDVLRSVLPATEHHHDDVTLLLAQLPAAPLASAATVLPAAPASVSRARAFLAESLAAWGCSQVADDAGLLVSEVVTNAVRHGQGPVSLQVRRNSTELTVEVSDHSHHPPRIRPAGPDDESGRGLILVESLAGGWGVRPADDGKTTWFTLRLERV from the coding sequence ATGAAAGGCATCATCACGGCGGTCTCATCGGAGTCCGATCCAGACACCGGCACCGCCGGGGCCTGCCGCTGCCGGACGAGCCCCCACCGGGGGGCTCCCGCCGGCTCCGCCGAGGAGCGGTTCCGTGGGCTGCTGGAGGCGGCGCCGGACGCCATGGTCATCGTCGACGACGGTGGGACCATCCGCCTCGTCAACGCCCAGACGGAGGCCCTGTTCGGCTACCGGCGCGAGGAACTCCTCGGCCACCCCGTCGAGATCCTCGTGCCCGGCCGCTTCCGCGACCACCACGCCGCACACCGCGACGGCTACACCCACAACCGCCAGGTCCGCCCCATGGGCGCCGGGCTCGAACTCCACGGCCTCCGCAAGGACGGCACCGAGTTCCCCGTCGAGATCAGCCTCAGCCCCCTCGAGACCACCGACGGGCTCCTCGTCTCCGCCGCCGTACGAGACGTCAGCGAACGCAAGGCCGCCGAGGAGCGGTTCCAGGCCCTGTACGAGCAGCAGCGGCATGTCGCACTGACCCTTCAGCGCAGTCTGATGGGCACCCCGCCGGCCGTGCCCGGGCTGGAGACCGCCAGCCGCTATCTGCCCGCCACCCAGGGCGCGGGTGTCGGCGGCGACTGGTTCGACCTCGTGCCGCTGGGCGCCGGGCGGGTCGGCATCCTCATCGGTGACGTGATGGGCCGCGGCCTGGAGGCCGCCGCCATCATGGGGCAGCTGCGGTCCGCGGCCCACGCCCTCGCCAAGACCGGCATGCGGCCCCGGGAGTTGATGCACGCGCTCGACTCGATCGTCGCCGAACTCGACGGACCGGACCAGCTGGTGACCTGCTGCTACCTGGTGGTGGCACCGGACGCGGGCGAGGTGACCGTCTGCTCGGCCGGACATCTGCCGGCTCTCGTCGCGGAACCCGGCGAGGGCGTTCGGTCCCTGGAGGCACCGGTCAGCGTGCCGCTCGGGGTGGGGGAGCATCCCCACCAGGAGGCGACGGTGGCCATCGCCCCGGGGTCGAGCCTGGTCCTCTTCACCGACGGCCTGATAGAGACACCGGCGGGAGACATCGAGGAGCAGCTCGACGCGCTCATCGACGCTCTCGACCTCGCGTTCGCCTCGGCACACGACCTCGAGACGGTGGTGGACGACGTGCTGAGATCGGTCCTGCCCGCCACCGAGCACCACCACGACGATGTGACGCTGCTCCTGGCCCAGTTGCCGGCGGCCCCGCTGGCCTCGGCGGCGACGGTACTGCCGGCCGCCCCGGCGTCGGTGTCCCGGGCGCGGGCGTTCCTCGCCGAGTCCCTGGCCGCCTGGGGCTGCTCCCAGGTCGCCGACGACGCCGGGCTGCTGGTGTCCGAGGTGGTCACCAACGCCGTCCGGCACGGGCAGGGTCCGGTGAGCCTCCAGGTGCGGCGCAACAGCACCGAACTCACCGTCGAGGTGAGCGACCACAGCCACCATCCGCCGCGGATCCGGCCGGCGGGTCCCGACGACGAGTCGGGCCGGGGCCTGATCCTCGTCGAGTCACTGGCGGGCGGCTGGGGCGTGCGGCCGGCGGACGACGGCAAGACGACGTGGTTCACGCTGCGTCTGGAGCGGGTCTGA